AATTTGGCGTAAAACCGATGGCTCCAGTGGCGGCCGCGGCGGCACCGGCCGGCGGCGGCGCCGCTCCTGCTGAAGAAAAGACCGCTTTTGACCTGATTCTGTCGTCAGCCGGCGATAAGAAGATTCAGGTCATCAAAGTGGTTCGTGAACTAACCGGTCTTGGCTTGAAAGAGGCAAAAGACCTGGTTGATGGCGCCCCCAAGAAAGTCAAAGAGGGGATTCCGATGGATGAAGCCAAAGCCGCGGCAGAGAAGCTTCAGGAA
The DNA window shown above is from Candidatus Zixiibacteriota bacterium and carries:
- the rplL gene encoding 50S ribosomal protein L7/L12 translates to MASENAVINDIVEKIASLSAMDLAELSKAIQDKFGVKPMAPVAAAAAPAGGGAAPAEEKTAFDLILSSAGDKKIQVIKVVRELTGLGLKEAKDLVDGAPKKVKEGIPMDEAKAAAEKLQEVGAVIEIK